The segment AATGATCTAACAATAGCATTATTTGGCCAAGCATCTTGTATGGATGGATTTAGTTTTgtcgtgtgcacacacactgaatgctgcTTGAATGTGAACTAAAGAGAAGAAAACCTGACTAACCAAATATGGCGGTCCTGGTTTTGGATCAGCACAGTTGCTGATTGTGCATTCAAAGCAGAAGCTATTAATGGAAACTTCAGACACCCACTTAGGCTGCTCCATTTACTGCAAACTATAAATGGACAGCTGCTTAAATCTCACTGTAtatgcacacaggaagtgtgtgttctAAAATGTTCTAAACATTTTCACTAAATCTCTAAATACTTTGGGCCAGTTTAAAGGCACACACttacaacaaaaaatataaacacgTGGCTTAAATTACAGCGTCACAGCCTGTGTGGATGATGGACAGCCACAAGTTGAACAACTGGAGAGGAGCAGACAATTTTAGCAGCTAAGTCCCTCCCCTATTCAAACAGCCTGACCCCCACAGTGAGGTGCAGTCCAAATGTGAGGTGCAAACTTTTTGTCTGTCTAAAAACGACACCAACTAATAACAACTGTAAAAGCTATAGAGTCCCTTCCGATAGAGAGTTGTTTGTATCATTACGCACGCGCGCACCCCCACACACAGGTGGCAAATCTAAACAATCAGCGATGAGATTAAACCTGTATAATTATCAAACAATCCAGAGGCTGCATGGCTTCCCACCCGCCGTGTATCTACCGTAGCAGACTCAGCCGTAGTGTCTGTGAGCTGGAGTTTGAACCGCATGACTTTCTTGACCACATCAGAACTGTTGGCCATCGTGGTGACTCACGTGCCAAACCGTCTACACACACCGGGCAGCGCGCGCCCATTGATGACACTATTATAATGGGGCGTAACCGGAGACAGGGATGATTATGTCACCATTCATAGTAAACATATTGAACACGAGCAGGGGGTGAATGATGacgaattaaaaaaaataataataatatgggCCTGTGAGCATaatgttgctgtgtttaaatgaaaaactAAACATGAATGGGAAATAATTACCTCTTAGAAATTGACCCTGGAATCACAGCAGCCTCATGAGGGGCTACTGCCACCTTGAATTAATCCAAATCAGAAAGCGTTACTAAAATCTTCTTTAAATCACAGTATTAgcaatagaaatataaacatgtgCTTTCAGAAAGAAATAAGACCATTTATATTCAGCCTTTACTGACTAACACATGATCTGCACACAACGGATTTTATTACTAGTGACGTTTTGAGTACGACAAGTTCTTCCTGAGATTCAGGAAGACTgtaaggaagaaagaaagaaagaaagaaagaagaagaaagaagaattgATTGAGCACACTTCTAAATGTTCTATAATTAGATGTGCTTGTCATGTTTCTATCTTACATTCTATCAACATATCCACAAAGACAGCATAATCTAATATTAACAGATGTAGTGGATACATGTGTATGCTTCCTCAAAGCAAAGAGAAAGAGGTTCTCAAATTGAGGCAGCGGTCTCATGGTGGGcttcagagaaagaaaaatttGAGTTCaactaaaaatgaaaacatatcaTAGATGGAATATCAACAAACAGAAGCTCTTGTGCTGATCCTAATTTCTCAAGAATTAGAAGAAGACACCAACCAGCCATTTTATGTAGCACAAGGGACGTCTactaaagtggcaggagtggcacctggtgtgttttgctgctgctgaagcccacctgcttcaaggtttgacatgtgTTCAAAGATGGTCCTCTACATACTTTGGTTGTTacaagtgtttgtttggagttttttttatatttaactgTTGCCTTTTCATCATTATAAACCGGTCTGGCCGGTCACCTCTAACCTCTGGCGTGGATAAGGCATGTTCACCCACAGAACTGTGGGTCACTGGACATTTTCTATTCTAAGTCCCATTAGATCAGCAATTTATGATAAACTCAACAACAACCATGCCATATTCAAAGACACCTCAATCACttttcttccccattctgatgTACAACATTTGAACATCAGCAGGTCaccttgaccatgtctacatatTTTAATGCACTGAGTTGTTGCCATGGTGTACAGTGTACATATGTGTACCAATGAATGTATATAACCCAATAACAATTTGCCTTCTGAAGGGGAAGATGTCAGTAATGTAAATTTACTCTAAGGTTAACATAATTAAATGAACTTGTAATGAAGTGTTTCACTTTGAATCATCTGTACAAATGTGCCCATATATACAGCTGGGAATGTTTTACTTATATTCATTTCTAAAGGAAAATAAGATGGTCTTAACACATGTAAGAGCTAATAATTTTTTCTTGACAATGTAATCTTCATGGGACATCCCACTTAGGTCTATGCCTCAGGAGACTGTTCACATCAACTGACTGGAAACTATTGTGGGACACTATATGTTGGGGGTGTATGGTCCCTGCCCTCTGCCATATGCTTTGCACAATACCTGATTGGCACTTGCTCCCCTAGAGGAGGAGTTAACTGCATGTCTCTTTCAGCAGGGGTGATTactggtctctctctcctgctccagTAACTGGAGGCGCAAGTTCCTTCTTCACCAGCCTTAACTTCAAGTCAAGTAAGTGGAGTTTTCCCATGCTTTATTTTAAACTCTTTTCTTACCTACTTCAAAAGCAAGAAAGTTGTCTAAATATGTTGGCattattgtaaaaacaataGCCTTTAAAAAATAGCCACAATGACAGTAGCCTGCAGTTTTGCCAGTGTTGTGGGTTAACAATATGGAGTGGCTATTAAAGAGTGTTTTTGTCATGGAGAAGTATTTTTGTACATATGCAGGAGAAGCCTGACAttgttaaattaaacaaagaaaaaggggCAAAAAATGTTTCCCCCAATATGAACCTACACACTCAGAGGACATGAGGCCTGTTGCTCAGTGCTCATGTCTCAAAGTCTATAAAAGGAACGTCATGGCAGAGCCGTCCAGCGATGCTATTCCTGGACATACTGCTGATAAATTGTGACAGATGCAAAGACAGACATGTTgacccactcactctctcactccagCATCACCTAGtagcaaacatgttttcatagGTGTCAGCGTCTACCAGTGTCTGAATACATTTCACTAACTCTAAAACCAAAGAACTTTCCTCTGTAAAACCAATCATTTAAATGAGCAGtgatttttatattgttgttcaGCTTGGGGTAAACAATAAGTATGTAAGAAGGAGGCTAACAGGAATTCAAAAGAGGGTAAATGTATGTATCTGcacattaaataatgacaaatatttCAGAAATACATGATATTTTGATGCAAATCTCATGTGAATGTGTCAGACCCACAGCACACTTTCAGCCACATCACTGATGGTTTGACTAGAAGAGCAAATTCAATTTTGCCCATCCTTTGCCAGaataattgtaaatgtaaagcAGACTTTACAATGCTTTCCTGACAAATAttgcatgttgttttgttgttttgtcttatgTTCAGGTGTGGGCTGTGTTCTGCTGCTTCAGCCATGGCACCTAAAAAGAACAAGGCGaccaaaaaaagtaaaggaGACATAAATGAAATGACCATAATGGTTGAGGACAGTCCCGCCAACAAGATCAATGGGTTAAATGCTCTGTTAGAAGGAGGAAATGGCTTTAGCTGCATTTCAACCGAAGTTAATGATTCGGCGTATGCCCCTAATCTTCTGGAAGGTTTAAGCAGCATGAGACATGAGAGCTTCCTCTGCGATCTAACGGTCTCCACCAAGTCAAAGTCATTTGATGTCCACAAGGTTGTCATGGCCTCCTGCAGTGAGTACATTCGTAACATCTTGAAGAAGGATTCAACACTTCAAAAGATTGAGCTGAACGACCTTTCACCTGTTGGCCTCGCCACTGCCATCACCTACGCCTATTCCGGAAAGCTGACCCTGTCACTGTACAGTATTGGCAGCACTATTGCTGCGGCTATGCTGCTCCAGATTGGCACCTTGGTGAAGATGTGCAGTGATTTCCTCATGCAGGAGCTCAGCGTGGAGAATTGCATGTATGTAGCCAATATTGCCGACGCCTACAGTCTTAAAGAAACCAAGGAGGCAGCTCAGAAGTTCATGAGGGAGAATTTCATTGAGTTTTCAGAAATGGAGCAGTTCCTGAAGCTCACCTATGAGCAGATCAGTGAGTTCCTCTCAGATGATTCCCTGCAGCTCCCCTCAGAGATCACCGCCTTCCAGATTGCCATGAAGTGGTTGGACTTTGATGAGAAGAGGCTGAAGTACGCAGCCGACCTCCTAACCCTCATCCGCTTTGGCACTATCACTGCCCAGGACCTGGTGAGTCATGTCCAGAGCGTGCCCAGGATGATGCAAGACTCTGAGTGCCACCGTCTCCTTGTTGATGCCATGAATTACCATCTGCTGCCATACCAACAGAACATCCTCCAGTCACGCAGAACAAAGGTACGTGGTGGCCTCAAGGTGCTTCTCACAGTTGGTGGACGTCCTGCCCTGACAGAGAAATCTCTCAGCAAAGATGTCCTCTACAGAGACGTAGATAACGTTTGGAACAAGTTGACAGAAATGCCAGCAAAGAGCTTTAATCAGTGTGTGGCAGTCTTGGATGGCTTCCTCTATGTGGCAGGTGGCGAGGACCAGAATGATGCAAGAAACCAGGCTAAACATGCTGTTAGCAATTTCTGCAGGTAAGAGCTGATTGATTTAAAATTAGAATTTTATCATATTGTTTTCTGTACAACCACAAAATAACCTTAATTCCCCTTTGAtggttttttgttatttttcagatATGATCCCCGCTTCAATACCTGGATTCACTTGAACAACATGATCCAGAGGCGCACCCACTTCAGCCTCAACACTTTCAATGGCCTCTTGTTTGCCATTGGTGGAAGGAATGCTGATGGTGTTCAGGCCTCTGTGGAGTGTTATGTGCCTTCCTCCAACCAGTGGCAGATGAAAGCTCCTATGGAGGTGCCACGCTGCTGCCATGGCAGCTCCGTCATCGATGGCAAGATCCTTGTATCTGGAGGTTACATCAACAACGCCTACTCCAGGGCTGTGTGCTCGTATGACCCGTCCACTGACACCTGGCAGGATAAGAACAGTCTCAGCACACCTCGAGGATGGCACTGCGCTGCCACTGTGGGAGACCGAGCCTATGTCATGGGTGGTAGTCAGTTGGGAGGTCGTGGGGAGAGGGTGGATGTCCTCGTCGTTGAATCTTACAACCCTCACAGTGGGCAGTGGAGCTACTGCACGCCTCTTCACACAGGGGTGAGCACAGCTGGCATTTCCAATTTGAACAACAAGGTCTATCTCCTTGGAGGCTGGAATGAGGGAGAGAAGAAGTACAAGAAATGCATTCAGGTTTTCAACCCTGACCTCAATGAATGGACTGAGGACGATGAATTGCCGGAAGCTACAGTTGGCATTTCATGCTGTGTCGTCACCATACCCACAAGGAAAACACGAGAGTCCAGAGCCAGTTCAGTTTCATCTGCACCAGTCAGTATATAAGGGTTTCATTTATTAGAATTCTGTATTTTACATGTCCAAAGGTCTCCAGCTTTACTTGGTTCTCAACTGTACCAACAGTTAATTCATTGGGActacatttaatttaactttctTTTGATTAGCAAAATGCATGGGAACATGTTCCTATaaaaaaagttgacaaaaaaatcTGTTGATTTAAAGGTAATTAAAGCCAGTGCAACTGATACACATGTTGCTATTCTCAATGTTTGTAGTTTAGTATTTTTCACATCATTCATGTCAGACAATGTTTATGATAGAGACAATCTGTGCATAATAGGTGtccatgtcattatttttagtCAAAGAAATTTCCATTTGGGGCCAAAAGTTGGGATCTCATTAGCCCTTTTCTATGGCAAATGTATGAAAAGTTTAAACACAATCTCAGTGTTAAAATTAATCTGTGACATGTGTGACTGAGAAAAAATGACACTGGATTATGTGACAGTCCAGTTTATGGTGACGACAACTACTGTGATTCTCAGATACTTGAACAGACTAATGAGTGTGTTGTTAATGGAGCTGTGTTGGCATCACCTGCCAGGTGTAGGTGTTTGTGATTGGTGTTTAAACACACTGCACAGTTTTCAGTTGTCTTGTGCCGTGGGTTATATGACTGACACAAACACCATcagcaaagaagaagagggtTGAATGGATGTGtatgtgataataataaactatttttaaataaagaaagagaaatgtgaCTCTGGAGAGATGCTGTCAGCCTGAGCTTTCCTGGAAATCAGTATGCATGAATTCCCTGACtgctcatgtcttttttttttcctttgtttttaaatttaaatttaaatttaaattaaagaaatgaaGTACGCTATTTTGAGCTGTGGTCAATCATTATTTACTCagatgcttttgttgttttattaataatgctttttgtttttaaacttttaaagagATGTATTAATGTTAATTGCAATTTTCAAGAACAAGAGTGATATGCAGGTTAAGGAAAGAAGTGAAGATCAGTGAGCAGCAGTATGGGTTCATGCCAAGAAAGACTACCACAGATGCTTTTAGAGTGCAGCTGGAGAAGGCCAGAAGAACACCATGAACTTGATCAGGTGCCAAGAGATGTCTGTTGTATTTTATGAGGAAGTcgggagtggcagagaagtatgtgagggtggtgcagTATATGTAtgatgacagtgagacagcgaTGAGGTGTGCCGTTGGCGTGACAGATGTGTTCAAGGTGAAGGTGGCATTTAATCAGGGATCATCTCTGAGCCTCTTCTTGTTCGCAGTGGTGATATGcaggttgacagatgaggtGAGGCAAGAGCATCCGTGGACTAtgctgtttgcagatgatattgtaatctgtagtgagagtatAGGGGACATGTGGAAGAGAGCCTGGAGAAGTGGAGGCATACtttggagagaagaggaatacTTTGGTTATATTTAGTGCTGTCAAGAGATTAGAAAAATTGagcgattaattaattatgatctgTCATTAATTgatctcttttttaatctcacctaaaAATTACTTACAAAAATCCTCAACTtgaggtattttcatttaaatgtattattatattattgtggcagatcaaaagattgataACAAAAAGGggctttataaagtcatttattgttttgacaaacttgaacagatgcAGCTATTTGCATTCcgctgtgttcttttgtcaaactccaaatacaatttttatttatttattttcaaataattggaaaatacaaattaaaaataaaacatcaggtccATATAAAGTAGCCTGACGGTCGCAGACTTGTTCATACGCAGGGTTTTCTCTTCCAGTTTAAGAGCTTTGCTATGGCTTGCTAAATTGCTAACATTAGCTGTGACTGGGTGCTTTGCATTGACATGGTAGGCTAAACTTGAGCTGCTTCGGTGGTAAGCAAACTCCTTCTTACACAGAAGGCATATCACCTTATTAATGGTGCTGTCGGGGtgtttttgaaatttaaatgtcCCGTTCATTGGGCCGAGAACTCTCACATGCTCCTCCATTTTCATGTCTCCTCTCTGCCCTTCATACACAATGACAGTTAATGTCCACTTCAGGGTGCGACTGACCATTGTTTTCCAACCCCAGCAACTCAAGTACAAGAAGCCCAACACATAAAAATCGATTTTATAAAAACGCAAGTCACATACAGAAACAGTAAAGTTGGACGATGAAGTTAACACGATAATGTGACACCCATATTGgacaaaaaatgttgatggtGTAGCTGCCGCGCAggtggaaaagaggaagaccacaacAAAGGTTCATGGTTCACCTGATTAACGGGGCAATCAcaatgatatgatatgatttcatttttcataattaaaataataataattataataagaagaagaatgataatgatgataatagtaACGATTTTATTCGTTGGCACCTTTCTTGACattcaaggtcaccttacatacaatgcaaacataaaaatagaACCAAATACATAAGTAACAAAGTATAATTTTGTGAATGTGGACTGACACTATTATACACATACACTTTACGCTAATGTCAAAAATGCAAGACAAGttagaacattttattttacacattttctcattttaatccAGTCAGTGTCAAAGAGAATAAACAAGAGACacacctttgtttgttttttacttgtttgttaTACGTCATCTTAACTTAAATGTAAGGCTTTCACATGTATGCACTTAGACAGGTTAGTGTCAATAATACGTTTTTTGTCTAACATTATGACTTTAACCTATAAGGACAGCAGCCAGCATGTCACACTGTGAACCCATTCTAATTTGTGAGTGCGAAGAAACAGGACTACAAACATGTAAAATGAACCAAGTAAATACATACATGATTTATGCTCACCTGTCACTTTGTTAGGTAAACAGGACACCTATAGTTTCAGGATTGACATCCGGTGCGGTCTTTAGGGTTCTAGGTGGATTGTTTAGAGATGATGTAACAGACAGATTACTGTTGCATTTCTTCATATGAACCTATCTGGCCATTCTCCTCAGACCTCTAGCATCACCTAAAGCATTTTCGCTGTGGAAACTGCCACTGACGCTTTTTCAGACCATTCACTTTAAACCCTGCAGATGATTGTGTATGGTAGTTTATAATATAAGTTTATAAGACATATGTTTTTCATATACTCA is part of the Solea senegalensis isolate Sse05_10M linkage group LG15, IFAPA_SoseM_1, whole genome shotgun sequence genome and harbors:
- the klhl31 gene encoding kelch-like protein 31 codes for the protein MAPKKNKATKKSKGDINEMTIMVEDSPANKINGLNALLEGGNGFSCISTEVNDSAYAPNLLEGLSSMRHESFLCDLTVSTKSKSFDVHKVVMASCSEYIRNILKKDSTLQKIELNDLSPVGLATAITYAYSGKLTLSLYSIGSTIAAAMLLQIGTLVKMCSDFLMQELSVENCMYVANIADAYSLKETKEAAQKFMRENFIEFSEMEQFLKLTYEQISEFLSDDSLQLPSEITAFQIAMKWLDFDEKRLKYAADLLTLIRFGTITAQDLVSHVQSVPRMMQDSECHRLLVDAMNYHLLPYQQNILQSRRTKVRGGLKVLLTVGGRPALTEKSLSKDVLYRDVDNVWNKLTEMPAKSFNQCVAVLDGFLYVAGGEDQNDARNQAKHAVSNFCRYDPRFNTWIHLNNMIQRRTHFSLNTFNGLLFAIGGRNADGVQASVECYVPSSNQWQMKAPMEVPRCCHGSSVIDGKILVSGGYINNAYSRAVCSYDPSTDTWQDKNSLSTPRGWHCAATVGDRAYVMGGSQLGGRGERVDVLVVESYNPHSGQWSYCTPLHTGVSTAGISNLNNKVYLLGGWNEGEKKYKKCIQVFNPDLNEWTEDDELPEATVGISCCVVTIPTRKTRESRASSVSSAPVSI